The sequence GCAACAAATCGCGAACGCCTCTTGACCGTGGAGAGACTGCCTGATCCTCCGGTCGATGATTTGGGCATCGATCCTCCCTGTGAACTTCCGCACCCGCCGGGACAGCGAGTGATTGCTTGTCCGGGACTTGAGCGTCTGCCTGACCCGATCACAACGGATGCGGATACCGTACCGATGAATGACACGATGCCCGAAACCAATGACCGCGACGCACGACTGCGGAGAATGCAGGAACTGCGGCAGCAGTACCTCGATTCAGGCGGCACACTGCTGACCGCGGAAGAAGTCAACCGCGAAGTGGCTGAACGCCGCGGCGAACGTTACACGGAAGAGTAGCTCGTGGCACAAACACGGATGTTCATTGATACCGGCGTGCTGATCATGGCCTTTCGCGGGCCGGAGCCGATGGCAACGACCGCCCGGCAGTGGACCGCATCTATCAGTGAATAGATTTTGACCAAACGTCCGTTCCGTGGTAATCTCATCCCATGACGCAATTGACGACCGAATACAGTGAAGCGGCGATCTTCAGCCGGTTAATTGAAGCTCAGGCGGAACCGCTTTCGCCTGAACTGGCCGGTCACATTTTGTCGCTGCAGCTTTCGCCGCAGGACGAGCGTCGGCTCGATGAACTGCTTCCGAAAGCGCAGGACGGCACGCTCACGGCGGAAGAGAAGGACGAACTGGAGAGCCTGAATCATATCGCCGATCTGCTGTCTCTGTGGCAGTCGCGGGCTCGTCGCGTTCTGCAGACCACGCGTCATTGACCGGCAGCCTGCATGGACGCTTCTATCACCAGACAGGTTCGCGAGCGGGCGAACAACTGCTGCGAGTACTGCCGGATGCCGCAGGCTTATCATGTGCGGACGTTCGCCGTCGACCACGTCATTGCCCGCCAGCATCAGGGGGAAACACAACTCGGGAACCTGGCACTGGCCTGCCTGCGATGCAACAGTCATAAGGGGCCAAACATCGCGGGACTTTCGCCGGACAGTGGTGAGCTGACGCCACTGTTTCATCCGCGTACCGATGACTGGGACGCTCATTTCCACTGGAATGGTCCATACATCGTAGGCAGAACGGCCATCGGTCGGACCACGATCGAACTGCTGACGATGAATCATCCGGACTACGTGGCACTTCGGAAGTCGCTGATTGAAGAAGGCGTGTTCCCTCCGACCTGAGAACCACAGCAGTGCGGTCGTCATCCTGTCGCTGGAGCCACGGGCATCCGCCCTGCGACAGCGGTCCGCGGCTTTGTGGCTGTGCAGCTTCGTTGGCGTGAAACAGAAACGAGAAGTGCCCCTTGCACTTTTTTAAGGCAAGGGGGCAACGCTTTTGAAACCGGGGACGTGCGGTCAGGGCCGATGGACGAGGAGGGCACC comes from Planctomycetaceae bacterium and encodes:
- a CDS encoding HNH endonuclease signature motif containing protein: MDASITRQVRERANNCCEYCRMPQAYHVRTFAVDHVIARQHQGETQLGNLALACLRCNSHKGPNIAGLSPDSGELTPLFHPRTDDWDAHFHWNGPYIVGRTAIGRTTIELLTMNHPDYVALRKSLIEEGVFPPT